Sequence from the Pseudomonadota bacterium genome:
TAAGCACGCCGCTCCAGCTCGCCATCGAGCGCGCGTAGTTGGAGCCGGCCTCCATCTCGTTCCACGGGTTGCGGTTGGACCCGGCATAGCGGTCGCGCACCGCCTTGAAGGCGCGCACACCCTCGCGCAGCATGCCCTCCTGCATCAAGGCCGCGCCGAACGCGTATTCCATGCCGTGGAAGGTTTCCTGGGCGTAGGGTGCGGGGATCGCCGGTTTGTGCACGCCCGCGGGGAACCCGATGATCACCGTGCCCGATTCATCGTAGACGCCGTAGACCCGGCACGGGTTGAAAAGGTCGCCCAGCCGCAGCTTGAAATTATGCTGCCAGATCGCGCTCAGCGCGCTGCGGAACTGTTGGGGATCGTAGATGTCCGGCAGCCCGTATAGCCGCGCGTGCCAGCCCGGCAGAACCTGGTCGATCAGCACCCCGTCGCCGAGCTGGCACTTCAGCTCGCCATGCTCTTCGCTCCAGTACTGGTCATAGACGTCGCCGCCCATCAGCCGCCGCGACTTTGTCGCCTCGGCGTAGGCGTCCAGCACGCTGCGGTCGTTGAGTTCGACCTCTTGGACGAAATAGCTGCCTTTGAACAGCTTATCGGCCATGTAGCGGCGCCCGCGCTGGGCCATGTCGCGCCATTGCCGGGCGGTGTCCGGATCGCCCATCGCGTCTGCCATCTCCGCCCCGGCCGACAAGGCGCCGACATAGAACCCGGTCAGCCAGGAGTTCGCCCCGAACAGCTCCATGTCCAAGGTGTGGTGTTGCCGCCCGGTCAGCACGCCCGTCCGCTCGGGGTCCCAGCGATCGGGATTGCCGGGATGCCAGGCATATTCGATGGATTTGCGGATCAGCGGCCACAGGCGGCGGAGCCAGGCATCGTCGCCGCACAGCTTCCAGTCCCGATACGCCTTCATGGCATTGCCGAACTGCCCGTCGGCGCAGGGTCGCTCGGTCGACAGGCCGGAGCCGATCGGCAGGCTCATGCGGAAGCTCATGCCGCCGGCGGCGTCCATGTTGTTGCGGTAATCCGCCTCGCGCATCGAGCGTTCCAAGGCCGGAAACAAGAAGGGCAGCGCTTGCGCGTAGTTCCACACATGCGTGCAGCTGCCCTCGCACGACCCCTCGCCCGGGTTGAGGCCCTCGAAGGCGTAGAAGGTGCCGTCGGTCAGCCTGACCGTCGTCGGCGTTCTGAGGATGCTGAGGTTGGCGGCGGCCGCGTCGATCACCGCATGCGGCAGGCTGGAGCCATAGAGCGCGTCGCGGAAGATTTGCGTCCCCTCGGCCAGCCGGTCCCAATCCTTGAGCGCGATCGCGGCGATCTCCGCGGCACCCTTCCATTGCGTCGCATACCAGTTCTTCCACACCCCCTCGGCCGGCGAGGGCTGGCGGAAATGCCAGACCTTGGAGACCCAGAACTTGTGGAAATTCGGCACGTACCAGGCGATCACGAAGCGCGCCCGCCCGATCTCGCCGGGTGCCACGGTGATGTGCGCGGCCTGTAGGCTGCTGTCGCCGTCGCGCGACATTCCGCCGGTGGGCAGGGAGGAATAGTAGCGGCGCTCGGCGAATTTCCCCGGGCGGCGTAGATCGTCCCAGTACACCTCGAAGGAGTCGAACCACAGGCCGCGGTAGAGATGCGTCTGCCCGCTGGTCGCCGCCGCATCCGTCGCCAGCACCAGCTCGCCGTAGTCCGGCGCATCGGCGCCGGCCGACGTGGTGAAGACGCGAACGCTCTTCTCGCCGCGTTCAGCACCGGTCGGCGCCGTCGGCAGGTGCCCGAGCACGCCGACGATGCTGTAGGCGATCGGTGCTGCGGTCGGGTTGGCGACCTCGAACTCGAACATCGCGACCGGCATCGAGGACGTGAGATCGTCGAGCGGCAGGAACGGATTGAACGCCGTCATCGCGACGTTGCCGGGGAAGCGATCGTCGGCAAAGCTCAGCCGCGCCGTGGGGTAGCGACCCTCGAACCGGCATTCGGCGAAATGCGGGGCCCCCACCAGCGAGAACCGCCTGGCGCCGGTGCCGAAATTGCGGCCCCAATCGGGGGTGATGTCGCCCATCAGGCTGCCCCGATACGGCCCGTGCAGCAGGCGCGCATCGAGGGTTTTTCCGTCCTGCTCGGCGCGGATGGCGAAATGCGACAGGCCGTTGGTGCTGCCTTTGCTCGGCCGATTGAGGATTTCCCAGTCGATGAACCGCCCGGCGCCGGACAGCCCGATCGAGCCGGTGCCGATGCCGCCCAGCGGGAACGAGATTTCGCGCGTGCTCTCGTCCGTATAAACGAACGGAATCGTCTGAGACACGTCTCCTCCCGTGCAGCCGACCTTGAATCCGGTCCGGTTCGATCGTTGCATCGAGGCTAGCATGCGGTCTCGGAATGCGGCAAACGACGCCCGGCGTCGGGCCAACGGGCGATTCGCTGGGGATATCTTTTCCGCCGGCGACGGAGAGCCTCGGCCGCGGTGACATCGGCGCCTGCGGGCCCATAATTCCTTGGCGTTGCGGCCCCGCCTGATTCGCCATGGCAATGACGGTCGACGCAGTCTATGGACTCGGAGAGGTGGGCATGACCGAGCCGCCCCGCCCCATGACCAGGAGAGCTTTCGACTATGAGCGACGCGCCAGCCCAAGAGGTGACCGAGACCCGCCAGAAGGAAACCGCCAAGGATGTGGGCGGCATCGCCGCCGACCGGCTCAGGAGCTTCGTCGACCGGATCGAACGGCTGGAAGAGGAGCGGAAGGTCCTCGGCGCCGACATCAAGGAGGTCTATTCCGAAGCCAAGGGTCACGGCTTCGACACCAAGATCCTGCGCAAGGTGATCCAGCTCAGGAAGAAAGACCAGGACGAGCGCCAGGAGGAGGAAACCCTCCTCGACCTCTACAAGCAGGCGCTCGGCATGATTTAGCTAGCGTAAGCGGCGTGGCGCAATAAATGCCTGGCACAAGGCCCGGCCCTCTGTTTGGCACCATACCGGCGCGGTGGACAACATCCTTTGGTTGTAGTTCAATAACCTCGCCATAGCGCCTCTTGGGGGGATGATGAGGCTCGCGCGCGCAGGGGTCTTGGGACTGCTCGTTCTCCTCGGTGCCGCGATATGCGCCGACCGTGAGCAGGCCCAAGCCGCGGATCTGGGCATCGATCCGATTGCTCAGCAGATGCCGGAGTGGTGCTGGGCAGCGGCTTCCGAAATGGTGCTATCCCATTACGGCTTTCCCAACCTAAATCCAGGCGGCAACTACCAATGCGGCGTCGTCGGAGCGCAAGGTGGCCCTTGTTGGGCCAATTGCGCGTGGTGCCTGAATGGCGGAGGTACAACCCAACGCATCGCCGCGATAATTCAGCTCTATGCCCAGCTTGCCGACAATATGAACGGATTTACGACCGACAGCTTTATTCCGAGAACGCGGGGTATCATGTCCCCGAAACAGATTATTGCTTCGATCTATGATGACGCACCGATCATCGCCGGCATTACTCCGAACTCCGTGCCGTTTCCGCCGGGCATGGGATTCAGCCAACATGCGGTGGTCATTGTCGGCTGCGAAGGCGACGAAAATTCACTGGATCTCATTATCAACGATCCCTATCCGTATCCTTTGCCTTCCATCCCCTATGTCCAGGCTGGCGGCCAAATGCTTCAACCTGGGCAATATCAAGTCTCTTACCGGACGTTCGTCCGAACCTTTCACTACGGAAATTCGATAACGTTCAATTGACGGCTGGGCCATCACAAGGACCCACGTCGTCGTGTCTTGAGCCTGACGGACGGTCGTCCTGCTCATCCGATCGAGGAATATGCGTGCGCCATTGCGCATGGTCATGGTGAGGAACATGTCAGATCCCGCTTCACCGCAAGATGCATCTGAGGCTCGCGATGCCGTTCATCTGGTAATCACGAATCTCGAGGCGCGGATCACGAAGCTGGAGGAGGACGGTCGAAAAACCTTTCTAAAGAGAGTGACGGCGAGCGCAAGTGCCAGTGCGTTGTTCTTAGGCTTGATACTGACCCTTGTATCTCTCCAGGATGCCTTCATAAGCAAGCCCGAGACAGATCGAATAACTCGGATTAGTCAATTCAATCAGGCCGTCAATTCCGCCGCTAAGACTCGGCAGGAACTCATGCAATCGCAGATGCAAGGCGTGGATCCCAGATTGCAGTTCGCGATGGCGAGCGCTGCCACGCCGAGAATCTTGAATGACATATCGACAGCCAGGGCCATGTTGCGCGACATCCGTGACACTGATGTTGGAATACCGCAATTGATCGTCCTTACCTCGGAGGCTTTCACGACTGGGGACATGGAGGCCGCAAAGGACTTTGTGAGCCGTGCTGTCCGCAAGACCGACGTCACACCCTATTTGCGCTCTGAAGCCAAGCGTTACGAAGGACGATACCTCTTCTTGAGCGGTAAACCGGTTGAAGGACGATACGCGTTTCAGGAAGCCCTAAGCGCTCTGGGCGAGGCCCCGATTGCTCTGGCCGCGCGAGCGTATGTCTTGGAGGATCTGGTCGTCGCCGAATTTGCATTTGGCGATTGTGCGAACGCGATGGCTGAACTGAAAGACTTCTTAGCGGTGGTGCAAATGCCCGCCTTGACATCCCAAATGCGGTTACAACTCATCGGCACTGCAAAGGAACAATTAGGCCAGTTGCAGGGTCAACGCTGCACGACGTTGCAAGGCCTCGACATGCTCCTCGCCCAATAGTTAGCCCATTTGGGACTCGCACTGATATCTATCTTGAGTCCGCAAGGCGCAGCCAAGCGGACATTGGCCAGAGATAATCTACCATCCTCGATGTATGAAAATGGGATCTAGTCCGCTCAGAGCGGGCATCTGCGATGGCTTCGCCGGTATGGTCACTCAAGCGGGAGTGACCTATAGCGAACTCTAAGGATGTTACCTTGAAGGTTTGGTTGCCACTATCCAGTCTCGCTTTCTTTCTGGGGCCTTGACCCTAGGTTTGGATATATCGCGACGGCATGATTTAGCGGCGGCGCGTCGCGAGGGTCGACGCCCGCGCCGCCCTTCGACCGGCGTCCAAGACCGTCCTATGCTCCGCCCTCGACCGGAGCCTTATTCATGCCCACCGTCGGCCAATTCATCGTCGACAGCCTCGACGCCAATGGCGTCGACCGGATCTTCTGCGTTCCGGGCGAGAGCTATCTCGGGCTCTTGGATGCGCTCTACGGACGCAGCGACATCGACACGGTTTCCTGCCGCCATGAGGCGGGTGCGGGCTTCATGGCGCTCGCCGATGCCCGGCTGACCCACCGCCCGGGCGTGCTTGCCGTCAGCCGCGGCCCCGGCGCCAGCAATGCCGCCATCGCGGTTCATACGGCCGAGCAAGACGGCGTGCCCCTCATTCTCATCGTGGGCCAGGTCGCCACCAGCGACGTCCGGCGCGATTCCTTCCAGGAGATCGACTACGCGCAGATGTATGGGCGGATCGCGAAATGGACCGCCGAGGTGACCGATCCGAGGCGGATTCCCGAGACCATGCTGAGGGCGTTCCAGGCGGCGACGACGGGACGGCCGGGTCCGGTGGTGGTGGCGTTGCCCGAGGACGTGCTGACCGCCACGCTCGACACGGGGTCCGTCATGCCCCAGGCGCCGATCCGCGCCGCGCCCGATCCGGCCGATACGGCGACGCTGAGGGAGTGGCTCGCCCACGCCCTCAGCCCGCTCGTCATCAGCGGCGGCGGCCTCGACCGGCCGGGCGGACGGGACGCGCTCAGGGTCTTCCTCGAAGCCTGGTCGCTGCCGACGGTGGTGTCGTTCCGCCGGCAGGATCTCTTTCCGAACCGGCACCGTCTCTATGCCGGCGACATGGGCCTCGCCAATCCAGAAGCGCAGATGGCGGTGTTGCGCGAGGCGGATCTCATCCTGGTGCTGGGCGCCCGGCTCGGCGACATCACCACCCAGGGCTACAGCTTCCCCAGGCTCATCCGGCCGGAGATGCGGCTGGTGCACGTGCACGCCGAGCCCGCTCTGATCGGCACGCAGTTTGCCGCCGACCTTGCCATCGCCTGCGATCCCTTGGCGCTCATCCAAGCGCTGGGGCTGCCCGCCGCCCCGCCGCCGACTGGCCGCGAGGCTTGGATCGGGCGGCTCGAGGCCGAGCGCATCAGGATCGCCACGCCGCGGAAGCTTGCAGCCGAGGACGGCGTCCCCTTCGAAGACGTGGTCGCCGCCGTCGCCCGGAGCTTGCCGGCGGATGCCATCGTCACCGTCGATGCCGGCACCTTCGGGGCGCCGGTCTATCGGCTCATCCCCTTCGCCCCGCCGCAGCGCCTGTTGGCGCCGATCTCCGGCGCCATGGGCTTCGGCGTGCCGGCGGCGGTTGCCGCGTCGCTCCGCCATCCCGAGCGCCCGGTCATCTGCTTCGTCGGCGATGGCGGCTTCCTCATGACCGGAAACGAGCTCACCGTGGCCATCGAGCGGCGGCTTCCCCTCAAGGTGATCCTGTCGGAGAATGGTCTCTATGCTTCCATCCGCATCCACCAGGAGCGGCATTTTGCCGGCCGCGCCGTCGCCACCAGCTTCACCAATCCCGACTTCGAGCTGATGGGCCGCGCCTTCGGATTCGAGGTGAGCCGCATCCGCAGACCCACCGATCTCGAGCACCTCGCCGCGCTGTTGGCCGCACCCGGCCCGCAATTCATCGTGGTCGAGACCAGCATCGCCGCGATCCTGCCGAAGCCGGCGCTCAACACCGCCAAGCGGGCGGCCGACTAGTGTGATGATTCCGAAGTTCGTTGGCGAACTTCGGAATCTGAATCACACTAGATTCAATTGATTAGTGGCCCGCTTATCCCTGAAATTCGCGGACGAATTTCAGGGGCGGGACACTAGAGGACCGAGGCGGCAATGGACCGAGACGCCGAAGCCGCAAGGGGCGAGAGCCACAGCGAGATCAGGGCCGCGATCCGCCAGCTCTGCGGTACCTTTCCCGGGGAGTATTGGCGGAACCTCGACCGCGAGAACGCTTATCCCGCCGCCTTCGTTGCGGCCTTGACCGATGCCGGCTACCTCGCGGCCTTGATCCCGGAAGAGTATGGCGGCTCCGGCCTCAAGCTCTCGGCGGCGGCCGCGATCCTGGAAGAGGTGCAGCGCGCCGGCTGCAATGGTGCTGCAGCCCACGCGCAGATGTACATCATGGGTGCCTTGCTGCGGCACGGCAGCCCCGCGCAAAAACAGAAATACCTGCCGCCGATCGCCCGGGGCGCGCTCAGGCTGCAGGCCTTCGGCGTAACCGAGCCCGACAGCGGCACCGATACCAGCTCGATCAAGACCTTCGCCCGGCGCGAGGGCGATCACTACCTGATCAACGGCCAGAAGCTCTGGACCTCGCGGGCGGAGCACTCCGATCTCATGCTGCTGCTGGCGCGCACCGCGCCCAAGGACGAGGGCGTGAAACGCACCGACGGGCTGTCGGTGTTCATCGTCGATATGCGCGAGTCCGCCGGCAAGGGCCTCACCATTCGCCCGATCCGCACCATGATGAATCACGCCACCACGGAAGTGTTCTTCGACGAGGTCAGGGTTCCGGCGGAGAATCTCGTGGGCGAGGAAGGCAAGGGCTTTCGCTACATCCTGTCGGGCATGAATGCCGAGCGGGTGCTGATCGCCGCCGAGTGCATCGGCGATGCCAAGTGGTTCATCGCCAAGGCGACATCCTACGCCAAGGAGCGCGTGGTGTTCGAGCGGCCGATCGGCCAGAACCAGGGAATTCAATTCCCGATCGCGCGCGCTTACGCGGAGATGCGTGGGGCCGAGCTCATGGTGCGCGAGGCGGCGGCGCTGTTCGAAGCGGGCAAGGAGTGCGGCGCCGAGGCGAACATGGCGAAGCTCTTGGCGGCGGATGCCTCATGGGCGGCGGCCGAGGCGTGCCTGCAGACCCATGGCGGCTTCGGCTTCGCCGAGGAATACGACATCGAGCGCAAGTTCCGCGAGACCCGCCTCTACCAGGTAGCGCCGATCTCGACCAACCTCATCTTGAGCTATTTGGCCGAGCACGTGCTGGGGCTGCCGCGCTCGTATTGAGGCGGCCGCCATGCGAAGCAGGAGCCCCCACCCCACCCTCCCCCAACAAGTTGGGGGAGGGTGGGGCAGCGCTCGTTCTACTCCCTCCCTCGCCGTCAGGCGGGGGAGGGTTGGGGTGGGGGCTTCGCCAGGTCCTGGAGCCACGCGGGTTCTAAGAAAGATACCAGACGCTCCACGGCGCTCCGATGATCATTAGGGTAACGGACTCGCGCGCGACGGCCCAGGCGGCGGGCCCGTCCGATACCGGCCTAGGAGCAATCAGGCCTCGGACATCTCCGGCCGCAGGACATAGCGGTCGTCGTAGTCGGCGAGCCTCGGATAGGCGATGGTCGGCGCCGTCGCGAGTCCGAGGACACGCGCGCGATAGCGGTCCAGCTCTGCCGCGCGTTCCTCATCGCTCATGCGCGCCGGGGCGTGGACGAGAAAGGGCTCGATCACGCTAAAGCCGGTGAAATACAACATGCCGTGATTGATCGGAAACAGAATGTCGGCGATTGGGCCGTTCAGCCCCCGCTCGGAATACATCGTCCGCGGCCCGCCGATCGTCACTGCGCACATGGCTCGTTTGCCTGCAAAGACGCCGCGATCGTACCACTTGCCGCCGCCATAGATCCGCCCGCCCGCGGCGAAGACACGATCGACCCAGCCCTTGAGGATCGCCGGCAAGCCGAACCACCACAGCGGAAATTGGAAGATGAGCGCATCGCACCAGAAGAGCTTCTGCTGCTCGGCGGCGAGTTCGGGCGCGAAGCCGTCATGCTGAGCGGCATGCGCCTCCTCGGCTTGCTGCCGGAAATAACTCGGATCGAGAACCGTGCTGAAGTTGCGGCGGCTCGATACCGCATCGAACCCCATTCGGTAGAGATCGGAGACGACCACCTCGTGCCCGGCAGCCTTGAGCGCGTCTGAGGCCGCGCGCGTCATCGCGCCGTTGAAGCTCCGTTCCTCGGGATGGACGTGGACGATTAATACGCGCATCGGACCCTAGGCCAGAGTCTCAGGCGGTGCGTCTTGCGTGGTCGGCGATGAGGGATTCGACCATGCCGACGAAGCGGGCGCCGGGGCCGTCGCGGCCCACGCTCTGCAGGCTGATGCGGGCCCCCTCGAGCAGGAGGAAGATCTCGTCGGCCAAGCGCTCGGGCTCGGCCAAGCCGGTGTCGCGGCAGAGCTGCACCAGACGCGCGCATTGCTCGGTCTTGAATTCCTCGATCACCCGGCGGGCAGGGTGATCGGTGTCTCGGAGCTCGATCGCGGCATTGGCCAAGGGACAACCCCGCTCCGACTTGCCGAGCTTGAACTCGGCCACGTGATGCAGCCAGGTGAGGAGCTGGCCCCTGGGATCGCCCGCATGGGCCTTGGCATTGCGCTCCCAGGCGGCATCGACGTCCTTGCCGAATTCGCGGAGACACTCGGCCACCAGCGCGTCCTTCGAGCTGAAATGCCGATAGAGCGTCATCTTGTTGGAGTCGGCCGCCTCGGCGATCTCGTCCACGCTGACCGCGCGGATGCCGTAGCGAAAGACCAGCTCGCGGGCGGCCTTGAGAATCCGCTCGCGGGGCGGCGGCGGCGGGCGCAGCGGGGGCTGGGCCGCGGGTGAGATTCTTGGGTGCATCTCCCTTGAAATGTTACTTACCGGTCAGTATATCAAGCGTTGTTACCGCTAAGTAACACGGAATTGAACAGTTTGTCACGTGTTTGTCGGGCCCGGTCCACTTCGAAGACCGGTCCGGCGCCGCCGTTTTACCTCTGGGTTAATCGACCGCACGCGACCTTCCTCGCAGGATTGGGCCCAAGCCCCTCGCCCCGGAGCCTCCCATGACCAAGCAACTGGCCGAGCCGAAATTGAGAGAGATCCTGGCCGATCCCGTCATCCAGGCGGTGATGCGGGCCGACCATGTCGATCCTGACGCCCTCAGATCGACTCTTCAGGAGATGTCGCAAAAGATCGAGCCTTCCCGCCGCCGGGATCGCGGCAGCCGCGTTGCAAGCGGCTGCTGTGGCGGGCTCGCCCTCTAGCGCCCACCAGCGACGACAACGAGGTCCCGCTCCCATGGTCGCCTTCTTCATCAATCGGCCGGTGTTCGCTTCGGCGATCGCGGCCATCATGGTTCTGACCGGTCTCATCGCCTATCAGCTGCTGCCGGTCTCCCAGTTCCCCGACATCACCCCGCCCCAGGTGGTGGTCAAGGCTGCGTACCCCGGCGCCAGCGCCCAGGTGGTGGCCGACACCGTCACCACGCCCTTGGAGCAGCAGATCAACGGCGTCCCCGGCATGGCTTACATGTCGTCTATCAGCGCCAATGACGGCACGTCCACCATCACCGTCACCTTCAATGTCGGCTACTCCCTCGAGGTCGCCGCCGTCGACGTGCAGAACCGCGTCTCCCAGGCCTCCCCGCAGCTCCCGGCAATCGTCAATCAGGCGGGCGTCACCGTGCAGAAGGCGAACGCCAACTTCGTGGTGATCATCAACATCATCTCCCCCGACGGCTCGATCGATCCGGTGACGCTCAGCAACTACACCTATCTGCAGCTGGCCGATCCGTTGAAGCGCGTGCCCGGCGTCGGCGACGTGCAGATCTTCGGCGAGCGGCGCTACTCGATGCGGGTGTGGCTCGACCCGGACAAGCTCGCCACCCTCGGCGTCACCGCCGTCGACGTGCAGGGGGCTATTGCCGAGCAGAACCTGCAGGTTGCCGCCGGCAAGATCGGCCAGTCGCCGGCGCCGGCGGGCACCGCCTTCGAGTTCCAGGTGAACGCCATGGGCCGGCTCAGCGACCCGGCGCAATTCGGCGACATCGTGGTGCGCGCCGGCCGCGGCAATGATGCGACCGTGCGGCTGAGAGACGTGGCGCGGATCGAGCTCGGCGCGCTGCAATACGGCTCCAACGCCTTCTTGAACGAAAAGCCGAGCGTGCTGCTGGCGATCTTCCAGCTCCCGGGCTCGAACGCGCTCGACATGTCGAACCGGGTGCGCGCGCGCATGGAGGAGCTAAAGCAGCGCTTCCCCAAGGGCATCGACTATTCGATCCGCTACGACACCACTATGTTCGTCTCCGCCTCGATGGAGGAGGTGGCGATCACCTTGACCGAAGCCCTGCTGCTGGTCTGCGCCGTGGTGTTCATCTTCCTGCAGAGCTGGCGGACGACGATCATTCCCTCGATCGCCATTCCGGTGTCGCTGATCGCCACGCTCACGGTCATGCTGGCCTTGGGCTTCTCGCTCAACATGGTGAGCCTCTTGGGCATCGTGCTGGCGATCGGGCTCGTGGTCGACGACGCCATCGTGGTGGTGGAGAACGTCGAGCGCCAGCTCGAGAAGGGGCTGGCGCCGCTGGCGGCCGCCAAGGCCTCGATGAAGGAGGTCACCGGCCCGATCATCGCCACCACCGCGGTGCTGATGGCGGTGTTCGTGCCCGTCGCCTTCCTGCCCGGGGTCACCGGCCGGCTCTACAACCAGTTCGCCTTGACCATCGCCATCTCGGTGGCGATCTCGGCCTTCAACTCGCTCACCTTGAGCCCGGCCTTGAGCGCGGTCATGCTGAAGCACCGCGAGAAGTCGCGGTTCCTGCCGTTCCGGCTCTTCAACCGCGCCTTCGAGCGCATACAGAACGCCTATGCGCGTTGGGTGGGCAAGGTCATAAGCTGGCGCTGGGCGATGCTGCCGGTCTTCGTGCTCGGCCTCGGCGTGACCTATGGCATCTACCAGCGGCTGCCGACCGCGTTCCTGCCGGTAGAAGACCAGGGCTATTTCTTCGTCATCATCCAGCTTCCCGACGGCGCCTCGCTGGAGCGCACCGATGCGGTCGCCGAGAAGGTCCGCACCATCCTCAAGGGCACGCCGGGCGTCGCCGACGTGGTCGCGATCACCGGCTTCAGCTTCTTGACCCGCTCGGCGCAATCCAGCAGCGCGGCCGAGTTTGCCGTCCTCAAGCCCTGGAAGGAGCGCGGGCCCGATCAGAGCGCCTCGCGCTTGGTTGCCGAGCTGCGCCCGAAGCTCTTGGGCCTGCCGGAGGCGATCGTGCTCAGCTTCGACCCGCCCTCGATCCCGGGCCTCGGCACCACCGGCGGCTTCGAGTTCCAGGTCGAGGATCGGACCGGCCGCGGCGTCCAGGCCTTGAACGAGGTGACCCAAGCGGTCATCCAGGAAGCCCGCAAGCAGCCGGAGATCAACGGCCGCTCGGTGTTCAGCACCTTTTCGGCCTCCACCCCGCAATACATCTACGACCTCGACCGCACCAAGGCGAAGCTGCTCGGCTTGAGCCTGCCCGACGTGTTCAGCACCTTGCAGATCTATCTGGGCTCGCTCTACGTCAACGACTTCAACCTGTTTGGCCGCACCTTCCGGGTGACCATGCAGGCGGACAAGAGCGCCAGGGCGGACAAGAGCGACATCTCGCGGCTCTATGTCAGGAACTCTAGCGGCGGCATGGTGCCGCTCAGCACCCTGGGCGAGCTCAAGCCGACGGTCGGTCCTGACACGGTGCCGCATTACAACGTCTATGGCGCCTCGCTCATCAACGGCAATGCCGCGCCCGGCTTCAGCTCGGGCCAGGCGATCCAGGCGATGGAACGCGTCGCCGCCCAGACCTTGCCGGCGGATTACGGCTTCGAGTGGACCGGCATCACCTATCAGGAGCTGAAGGCCGGATCGGTCGCGGCCATCGTCTTCGGCCTGGCGCTGGTCTTCGTCTTCCTCTTCCTGGCGGCGCAATACGAGAGCTGGTCGATGCCGTTCATGGTGCTGCTCGCGGTGCCGCTGGCGCTCTTCGGCGCGGTGGCGGCACTGTACGTCCGCGGCATGCAGATCGACGTCTATTCCCAAATCGGCTTCGTGATGCTGATCGGGCTTGCGGCCAAGAACGCGATCCTCATCGTCGAGTTCGCCAAGCGCCAGCGCGAGGAGGGCCACAGCATCGTCGCCTCCGCCATGGAAGCGGCACGGCTGCGGCTGCGCCCGATCCTGATGACGGCG
This genomic interval carries:
- a CDS encoding efflux RND transporter permease subunit; the encoded protein is MVAFFINRPVFASAIAAIMVLTGLIAYQLLPVSQFPDITPPQVVVKAAYPGASAQVVADTVTTPLEQQINGVPGMAYMSSISANDGTSTITVTFNVGYSLEVAAVDVQNRVSQASPQLPAIVNQAGVTVQKANANFVVIINIISPDGSIDPVTLSNYTYLQLADPLKRVPGVGDVQIFGERRYSMRVWLDPDKLATLGVTAVDVQGAIAEQNLQVAAGKIGQSPAPAGTAFEFQVNAMGRLSDPAQFGDIVVRAGRGNDATVRLRDVARIELGALQYGSNAFLNEKPSVLLAIFQLPGSNALDMSNRVRARMEELKQRFPKGIDYSIRYDTTMFVSASMEEVAITLTEALLLVCAVVFIFLQSWRTTIIPSIAIPVSLIATLTVMLALGFSLNMVSLLGIVLAIGLVVDDAIVVVENVERQLEKGLAPLAAAKASMKEVTGPIIATTAVLMAVFVPVAFLPGVTGRLYNQFALTIAISVAISAFNSLTLSPALSAVMLKHREKSRFLPFRLFNRAFERIQNAYARWVGKVISWRWAMLPVFVLGLGVTYGIYQRLPTAFLPVEDQGYFFVIIQLPDGASLERTDAVAEKVRTILKGTPGVADVVAITGFSFLTRSAQSSSAAEFAVLKPWKERGPDQSASRLVAELRPKLLGLPEAIVLSFDPPSIPGLGTTGGFEFQVEDRTGRGVQALNEVTQAVIQEARKQPEINGRSVFSTFSASTPQYIYDLDRTKAKLLGLSLPDVFSTLQIYLGSLYVNDFNLFGRTFRVTMQADKSARADKSDISRLYVRNSSGGMVPLSTLGELKPTVGPDTVPHYNVYGASLINGNAAPGFSSGQAIQAMERVAAQTLPADYGFEWTGITYQELKAGSVAAIVFGLALVFVFLFLAAQYESWSMPFMVLLAVPLALFGAVAALYVRGMQIDVYSQIGFVMLIGLAAKNAILIVEFAKRQREEGHSIVASAMEAARLRLRPILMTAFAFILGVIPLMLASGAGAASRQSIGTTVFGGMLAATLFSLVFVPVFYAVIERLREGRHAGETAFSNEGERALQPGHDD
- a CDS encoding DUF2312 domain-containing protein, with translation MSDAPAQEVTETRQKETAKDVGGIAADRLRSFVDRIERLEEERKVLGADIKEVYSEAKGHGFDTKILRKVIQLRKKDQDERQEEETLLDLYKQALGMI
- a CDS encoding acyl-CoA/acyl-ACP dehydrogenase, translated to MDRDAEAARGESHSEIRAAIRQLCGTFPGEYWRNLDRENAYPAAFVAALTDAGYLAALIPEEYGGSGLKLSAAAAILEEVQRAGCNGAAAHAQMYIMGALLRHGSPAQKQKYLPPIARGALRLQAFGVTEPDSGTDTSSIKTFARREGDHYLINGQKLWTSRAEHSDLMLLLARTAPKDEGVKRTDGLSVFIVDMRESAGKGLTIRPIRTMMNHATTEVFFDEVRVPAENLVGEEGKGFRYILSGMNAERVLIAAECIGDAKWFIAKATSYAKERVVFERPIGQNQGIQFPIARAYAEMRGAELMVREAAALFEAGKECGAEANMAKLLAADASWAAAEACLQTHGGFGFAEEYDIERKFRETRLYQVAPISTNLILSYLAEHVLGLPRSY
- a CDS encoding pyruvate decarboxylase; the encoded protein is MPTVGQFIVDSLDANGVDRIFCVPGESYLGLLDALYGRSDIDTVSCRHEAGAGFMALADARLTHRPGVLAVSRGPGASNAAIAVHTAEQDGVPLILIVGQVATSDVRRDSFQEIDYAQMYGRIAKWTAEVTDPRRIPETMLRAFQAATTGRPGPVVVALPEDVLTATLDTGSVMPQAPIRAAPDPADTATLREWLAHALSPLVISGGGLDRPGGRDALRVFLEAWSLPTVVSFRRQDLFPNRHRLYAGDMGLANPEAQMAVLREADLILVLGARLGDITTQGYSFPRLIRPEMRLVHVHAEPALIGTQFAADLAIACDPLALIQALGLPAAPPPTGREAWIGRLEAERIRIATPRKLAAEDGVPFEDVVAAVARSLPADAIVTVDAGTFGAPVYRLIPFAPPQRLLAPISGAMGFGVPAAVAASLRHPERPVICFVGDGGFLMTGNELTVAIERRLPLKVILSENGLYASIRIHQERHFAGRAVATSFTNPDFELMGRAFGFEVSRIRRPTDLEHLAALLAAPGPQFIVVETSIAAILPKPALNTAKRAAD
- a CDS encoding TetR/AcrR family transcriptional regulator: MHPRISPAAQPPLRPPPPPRERILKAARELVFRYGIRAVSVDEIAEAADSNKMTLYRHFSSKDALVAECLREFGKDVDAAWERNAKAHAGDPRGQLLTWLHHVAEFKLGKSERGCPLANAAIELRDTDHPARRVIEEFKTEQCARLVQLCRDTGLAEPERLADEIFLLLEGARISLQSVGRDGPGARFVGMVESLIADHARRTA
- a CDS encoding NAD(P)H-dependent oxidoreductase, with the translated sequence MRVLIVHVHPEERSFNGAMTRAASDALKAAGHEVVVSDLYRMGFDAVSSRRNFSTVLDPSYFRQQAEEAHAAQHDGFAPELAAEQQKLFWCDALIFQFPLWWFGLPAILKGWVDRVFAAGGRIYGGGKWYDRGVFAGKRAMCAVTIGGPRTMYSERGLNGPIADILFPINHGMLYFTGFSVIEPFLVHAPARMSDEERAAELDRYRARVLGLATAPTIAYPRLADYDDRYVLRPEMSEA